A single region of the Streptomyces vilmorinianum genome encodes:
- a CDS encoding ATP-binding protein → MAPAWLIPSGVLAGACVIALFYVPVQIRTPVAWCGLVAVVLTAITSAETARRARSAEAARYARANAEVQQYYAQRETALLARLSDQRATTVWLAEELLPAAVARLQKGEPASEILQSVTFGEHLDTEFGEALRAALRTLLEAVEAEEHTRDTSQRALVAIARRVQAIVHQLAKDLRDMQILHGTDVVVSHGLQDIDHRNALIGRLAASIAVLGDARPGRQWSKPIPLYDVVRGAMSRIVDYPRVKLQSVTEVAVVGQGAEPLIHLLAELLDNATTFSPPHAPVEVTASEVPSGIAIEIEDRGVGLTEEVRRRIDRVMAHASSGIDLADLGEATQLGLPVVSRLARENGLDVDLRTSAYGGVRAVVLVPRRLITTVQQPAPKVPQLAPKPAGAPTVPRPTMTRDAPSDPVGAKQTVNGLPQRRRESPVPTPVVRTTPQPPATPPASPGTAGAPRQPGLMWEAFSGEKRPSTDPSIPTNESSDEGE, encoded by the coding sequence TCATCCCCTCTGGTGTTCTGGCTGGGGCCTGCGTCATAGCGCTGTTCTACGTCCCCGTGCAGATACGCACGCCGGTTGCCTGGTGCGGCCTCGTCGCCGTTGTCCTGACGGCCATCACTTCGGCCGAGACGGCTCGCCGGGCGCGCTCGGCGGAGGCGGCCCGCTACGCGCGAGCCAATGCCGAGGTCCAGCAGTACTACGCGCAACGCGAGACCGCGCTGCTCGCGCGCTTGTCCGATCAGCGGGCCACCACCGTATGGCTCGCCGAGGAGCTCCTCCCCGCGGCTGTCGCCCGTCTGCAGAAGGGTGAGCCCGCTTCGGAGATCCTGCAGTCCGTCACGTTCGGGGAACATCTCGACACCGAGTTCGGCGAAGCGCTCCGAGCAGCTCTGCGTACGCTCCTCGAAGCCGTGGAGGCCGAGGAGCACACACGGGACACCTCGCAGCGGGCACTGGTGGCGATCGCCCGGCGAGTCCAGGCGATCGTGCATCAACTCGCCAAGGATCTCCGTGACATGCAGATCCTGCACGGTACGGATGTGGTGGTCTCCCATGGCCTGCAGGACATCGACCATCGCAACGCCCTGATCGGGCGTCTCGCCGCCAGCATCGCGGTACTGGGCGACGCCCGGCCCGGGCGTCAGTGGTCGAAACCGATCCCGCTCTACGACGTCGTGCGGGGCGCCATGTCACGCATCGTGGACTATCCCCGTGTGAAGCTGCAGTCGGTGACGGAGGTGGCTGTGGTCGGCCAGGGAGCCGAGCCGCTCATCCACCTGCTCGCCGAACTGCTCGACAACGCCACGACCTTCTCGCCGCCGCACGCCCCGGTCGAGGTGACCGCGAGCGAGGTGCCCTCAGGTATCGCGATCGAGATCGAGGACCGCGGTGTCGGGCTCACCGAAGAGGTCCGCCGGCGCATCGACCGCGTCATGGCTCACGCGTCATCCGGCATCGACCTGGCCGACCTGGGCGAGGCGACGCAGCTCGGCCTGCCCGTCGTCAGCAGGTTGGCCCGCGAGAACGGCCTCGACGTCGACTTGCGCACCTCCGCGTACGGAGGAGTGCGGGCCGTCGTGCTCGTTCCGCGGCGCCTGATCACCACAGTTCAGCAGCCTGCCCCCAAGGTCCCACAGCTCGCGCCGAAGCCCGCGGGCGCACCGACCGTGCCGAGGCCGACGATGACGCGCGATGCACCATCAGATCCCGTCGGGGCCAAACAGACCGTCAACGGCCTGCCGCAGCGGCGACGCGAGTCACCCGTCCCGACACCGGTCGTCCGCACGACACCCCAGCCCCCCGCCACACCGCCGGCCTCCCCGGGAACGGCCGGTGCGCCCCGGCAGCCGGGCCTGATGTGGGAGGCGTTCAGCGGCGAGAAAAGACCGAGCACCGACCCTTCCATCCCAACCAACGAGTCATCAGACGAGGGTGAGTAA
- a CDS encoding roadblock/LC7 domain-containing protein, whose product MDWMLKELEASVPYVRHVVVLSSDGLCIGQANTEPDTADAIAAACSGIQSLAKAIAQKFPHGDGSTRMVGIEVDGGYFSLMAAGPGAYLAVLADEEVDAGLLGDRMRTLVVRIGQHMTSPPRDDVGQAM is encoded by the coding sequence ATGGACTGGATGCTCAAGGAGCTTGAGGCCAGCGTCCCGTACGTGCGACACGTGGTCGTGCTGTCGTCGGACGGTCTGTGCATCGGTCAAGCGAACACGGAGCCCGACACCGCTGACGCGATCGCCGCCGCCTGCTCGGGCATCCAGAGCCTGGCGAAGGCCATCGCACAGAAGTTCCCGCACGGAGACGGCTCGACGCGCATGGTCGGGATCGAGGTCGACGGCGGCTACTTCTCCCTCATGGCGGCCGGACCCGGCGCCTATCTCGCGGTGCTGGCCGACGAGGAAGTGGACGCGGGGCTGCTGGGCGACCGGATGCGTACGCTGGTGGTCCGGATCGGCCAGCACATGACCAGCCCGCCTCGTGATGACGTCGGGCAGGCGATGTGA
- a CDS encoding DUF742 domain-containing protein, translating into MPLYVISGGPGSSAKAFNLVTLIATRSAPEPGMQPEQAAILAMCQYPLSVAEISAYLSLPFSVITVLLSKLVDNERVEATAPVPVAAVPELGLLEAVIHGLRKL; encoded by the coding sequence GTGCCGCTGTACGTCATCTCGGGTGGCCCAGGTTCCTCGGCGAAGGCCTTCAACCTGGTCACCCTCATCGCAACGAGGTCCGCACCCGAACCCGGTATGCAGCCCGAGCAGGCAGCCATCCTCGCCATGTGCCAGTACCCGCTGTCGGTGGCCGAGATCTCCGCGTATCTCAGCCTGCCGTTCAGCGTCATCACGGTGCTGCTGTCCAAGCTCGTGGACAACGAGCGAGTCGAGGCCACTGCTCCCGTTCCTGTCGCTGCGGTCCCCGAACTTGGCCTTCTGGAGGCGGTGATCCATGGACTACGTAAGCTCTGA
- a CDS encoding GTP-binding protein → MDYVSSDAPAAGPRRSDVLLPHGARGVKVVIVGGFGVGKTTMVGAVSEIPPLTTEETMTQAGVGIDHNPGAEGKNTTTVALDFGRISINEELILYLFGTPGQERFWFLWNGIFEGALGAVVLVDTRRIEVCFEIITRLEDRRVPFVVAVNAFPEAPQHPIAALRSALALNESVPIITCDARDRSSSRDALLSLMGYLITLAAAQETV, encoded by the coding sequence ATGGACTACGTAAGCTCTGACGCACCCGCCGCCGGCCCCCGCCGCTCGGACGTGCTGCTGCCGCACGGCGCCAGGGGCGTCAAGGTCGTGATTGTCGGCGGCTTCGGGGTGGGCAAGACGACGATGGTCGGGGCGGTGAGCGAGATCCCGCCCCTGACCACCGAAGAGACCATGACCCAGGCCGGCGTCGGGATCGACCACAATCCCGGTGCGGAAGGCAAGAACACCACGACCGTCGCCCTGGACTTCGGCCGCATCAGCATCAACGAGGAGCTGATCCTCTATCTCTTCGGAACGCCGGGACAGGAGCGCTTCTGGTTCCTGTGGAACGGCATCTTCGAAGGCGCGCTCGGTGCCGTGGTCCTCGTCGACACCCGGAGGATCGAGGTCTGTTTCGAGATCATCACCCGTCTGGAAGACCGCCGCGTCCCCTTCGTCGTGGCCGTCAACGCCTTCCCGGAGGCGCCGCAGCACCCGATAGCAGCTCTGCGCTCTGCCCTGGCCCTCAACGAATCGGTGCCCATCATCACCTGTGACGCACGGGACCGGTCGTCCAGCCGCGACGCCCTGCTCTCGCTGATGGGGTACCTGATCACCCTCGCCGCCGCTCAGGAGACCGTATGA
- a CDS encoding cytochrome P450 yields the protein MTVPPADHTATEPGRTPPPGCPAHTATGVDSVTRLHGAAAETDPMGLYEKLRAAHGPVAPVLLEGDVRAWLVLGYLENRDVATRSTQFSRDPRTWHGWTSGEIDPNTSPLMPMIGWRPDCVCADGEEHQRLRGAVTAALNQFDQRGIRRTITRFAHQLVDDFCQTGNAELVGQFTEPLPMLVLTHLLGMPDEDSPKLVHAARDLFKATETSLASNAYVLETLEQLVATKRAKPGQDIASVLIAHPAGLTDEEVQHHLRLILLAGYETTANLMSNVLRMVVTDPRFRGSLAGGQMTLPEAVEQVLWDEPPLMVCPSRWATGDTSLGGQEIKAGDMLLLGLAAGNVDQAVRPDPSTRVHHNRAHLSFSAGAHECPGQDIGRVIADTGIDILLTRLPDISLAVAEGELAWRSSTWSRHLTALPVKFASRSPEAHDVLTPLPAPPPPSRGVPAAVPWPVSEPGLTPPPPPAPRASWRTRLRRLLRRR from the coding sequence ATGACCGTCCCACCCGCTGACCACACCGCCACGGAACCAGGGCGCACCCCGCCCCCGGGTTGCCCGGCCCACACCGCCACGGGCGTCGACTCGGTGACCCGGCTCCATGGCGCCGCCGCCGAGACCGACCCCATGGGGCTGTACGAGAAGTTGCGCGCCGCCCATGGTCCGGTGGCGCCCGTCCTGCTCGAAGGGGACGTACGCGCCTGGCTCGTCCTGGGGTACCTCGAGAACCGTGACGTGGCCACTCGCTCCACCCAGTTCTCCCGCGACCCCCGCACCTGGCACGGCTGGACGAGCGGCGAGATCGACCCCAACACCTCCCCGCTCATGCCGATGATCGGCTGGCGTCCCGACTGCGTCTGTGCGGACGGCGAGGAGCACCAACGTCTGCGCGGCGCGGTCACAGCGGCCCTCAACCAGTTCGACCAACGAGGAATCCGCCGGACCATCACCCGCTTCGCCCACCAGCTGGTCGATGACTTCTGTCAAACGGGCAACGCGGAGCTGGTCGGCCAGTTCACCGAGCCCCTGCCCATGCTCGTTCTCACCCACCTGCTCGGCATGCCGGACGAGGACAGTCCCAAACTCGTGCATGCCGCCCGGGACCTCTTCAAGGCCACCGAAACCTCCCTCGCCAGCAACGCCTACGTGCTGGAGACCCTCGAGCAGCTCGTCGCCACCAAGCGCGCCAAGCCCGGGCAGGACATCGCGTCCGTCCTGATCGCCCACCCGGCCGGCCTCACGGACGAGGAGGTGCAGCACCACCTGCGCCTCATCCTGCTCGCGGGCTATGAGACGACCGCCAATCTCATGTCCAACGTGCTTCGGATGGTGGTCACCGACCCGCGGTTCCGCGGGTCCCTGGCCGGTGGCCAGATGACCTTGCCGGAAGCAGTGGAGCAGGTGCTCTGGGACGAGCCGCCGCTGATGGTGTGCCCGAGCCGCTGGGCCACCGGCGACACGTCCCTCGGAGGGCAGGAGATCAAGGCGGGAGACATGCTCCTGCTGGGCCTGGCCGCCGGAAACGTCGATCAGGCGGTCCGCCCGGACCCCTCGACCCGCGTGCACCACAACCGCGCGCACCTGTCCTTCAGCGCCGGGGCCCATGAGTGCCCCGGCCAGGACATCGGCCGTGTCATCGCCGACACCGGCATCGACATCCTGCTCACCCGGCTTCCCGACATCAGCCTGGCCGTGGCCGAGGGAGAGCTCGCCTGGCGCTCCTCCACCTGGTCCCGGCATCTGACGGCGCTGCCGGTGAAGTTCGCCTCCCGCAGTCCGGAAGCCCATGATGTCCTCACGCCGCTGCCGGCCCCGCCCCCGCCGAGCAGGGGCGTGCCGGCGGCGGTCCCATGGCCGGTGTCCGAGCCCGGGCTGACGCCCCCGCCCCCGCCCGCACCCCGCGCCTCGTGGCGGACGCGGCTGCGGCGGCTTCTGCGGAGGCGGTAG
- a CDS encoding terpene synthase family protein, with amino-acid sequence MTAQAIKLPILRMPYPVRVNPYLPALHKETETWAREMGMLDSDEAPAAHRAIWTLSQFHAMAVDQLTAWALPEASLADLRLNHRFNLWALAWDDYFASTFKQTGDLAGAQAFTARLHAFLPTEPGARLPEPTNAVERGMADLQQRLFPPRLAHWRQRLNRALARYIDAGVQELANSRTGRVPDLIEYAQFRRESFAAYTAPYSVELSTGARIPEQIRHSRTVRAVLDAFMDYMGLANDIASYQREVHEEHDVNNLVIVLRTSLGISVQEAMHTAADLVTARLRHFEHLTQSELPPLVQRAGLAHGERIELEAWLRGACSFLSGLHAWYSGAPRYAPADSPLREQRTPTAAVHADERCVPAS; translated from the coding sequence ATGACAGCGCAGGCCATCAAGCTCCCGATATTGCGGATGCCGTACCCGGTGCGGGTGAATCCGTACCTGCCGGCCCTGCACAAGGAGACCGAGACGTGGGCGCGAGAGATGGGCATGCTGGACAGTGACGAAGCACCGGCGGCCCACCGGGCGATCTGGACCCTGTCCCAGTTCCACGCCATGGCCGTCGACCAGCTGACCGCCTGGGCCCTTCCGGAGGCCTCACTCGCCGACCTCCGGCTCAACCACCGGTTCAACCTCTGGGCCCTGGCCTGGGACGACTACTTCGCCTCCACCTTCAAGCAGACGGGCGACCTCGCAGGCGCACAGGCCTTCACCGCCCGTCTCCATGCCTTCCTGCCGACGGAACCGGGCGCCCGGTTACCGGAGCCGACCAACGCCGTCGAAAGAGGCATGGCCGACCTCCAGCAACGACTCTTCCCCCCGAGACTCGCGCACTGGCGGCAGCGGCTCAACCGGGCCCTGGCCCGGTACATCGACGCGGGAGTTCAAGAACTGGCCAACAGTCGCACCGGCCGTGTCCCGGACCTCATCGAGTACGCCCAGTTCCGCCGCGAAAGCTTCGCCGCCTACACCGCCCCCTATTCCGTCGAACTCTCCACCGGCGCACGGATACCTGAGCAGATCCGGCACAGCCGGACCGTCCGTGCTGTGCTCGACGCCTTCATGGACTACATGGGACTGGCGAACGACATCGCCTCCTATCAGCGGGAAGTCCACGAGGAACACGACGTCAACAACCTCGTCATAGTCCTCCGGACATCCCTGGGCATCAGCGTCCAGGAGGCGATGCACACCGCCGCCGATCTGGTGACCGCCCGACTGCGCCACTTCGAGCACCTCACGCAGAGCGAACTGCCCCCGCTCGTCCAGCGAGCCGGGCTGGCCCACGGCGAACGGATCGAGCTGGAGGCGTGGCTGCGGGGAGCCTGCAGTTTCCTGTCCGGCCTCCACGCCTGGTACAGCGGGGCACCCCGCTACGCTCCCGCAGACAGTCCGTTACGAGAGCAACGGACTCCCACCGCCGCCGTGCACGCCGACGAGCGGTGTGTCCCGGCGTCATGA